The uncultured Celeribacter sp. genome includes the window CGGTCGCCGGGTTCCCGGCGTTGTCGATGGCGGCCATGGTGACGGTGGTGTCGCCCAGGGGGAAGGTATAACTGTCGTCCTTCACCGGGGTGCCGTCGATGATATAGAGGATGCTGAGATCCGGATCGGCATTGTCGGCGACGCTGCCCAGGGTCGTGAGATCATAGTGGGCCACCTGTGTGAGTGTCTCGGCCTCAAGGATCAGGGTCTCGGGCGGTGTGATGACCGGGGCTTCGTGATCGTCCACCTTGACGATGAAGCTGGCCTGTATGGCGTCATTTCCGGTGGCGTCCGTGGCGTCGAGGGTGACGGTGGTTTCTCCGATGGGGAAGGCATGGGGCCCGGTCAGCGGCAGGGTTCCGATGTGGTAGAGGATGACAAGGGAACTGTCATCGTCCGCGAGATCGGTGACCTTGGCGCCGAGCGTTGTGACATCCAGGGTTGCGGTGGGCTGCCCGGGGTCTGTGGTCAGGGTCTGATCGTCCGGGGGGGTGATGACCGGGGCCTGACCGTCGGCGACGGTGACGGTGAAGCTGACCTGTGTGGCCGCGTTCCCGGCGTCATCGCGGGCGTCCATGGTGACGGTGGTGTCGCCGATGGGGAAGGCGTAGGCGGAGACGATCTCTATGCCCTCGACACGATAGAAGATCTCGACCGTGTCATCGACGAGGTCCGTGACGCTGCCCAGTGCGGTCACATCAAAGAGGCTGGTGATGGCATCAGGATCGGTGGTGCGGCTCTGATCTGCCGGAGGGGTGATGACCGGGGCTGATTGTCGCGCACGCGGACGGCGAAGCTGTCCTGGGCGATGTTGTCCGAACTGTCCTGCGCCGTCATGGTGACGATGGTTTCGCCGACGGGGAAGGGATAGGGGCCGGACAGGGTCACGTCCTCGGTCGTATAGGTGATGGCGACGGGGCCATCGACGAGATCGGTGGCGCTGCCGAGCGCGGTGACGTCGAGCGCGGCGGTGGGCAGGCCGGGGTCCGTGACGAGGTCCTGTGTGTCGGGCGGTGTGATGACCGGGCTGCCGGTGTCGCGGACGGTGACGGTAAAGCTGACGGCTGCAGCCTCATTGCCGGCGGCGTCCTGGGCCTGCAGGGTGACCGTCGTCGCCCCCAGCGGGAAGACATAGGGCCCGCTCAGCTGCTGCCCCCCGACCCAATAGGTGACATCGACTGTGCTGTCGACATTGTCCGTGGCCAGAGCAAGCGCGGTGACATCGAGCGTGGCGCTGGTCGTCCCGTTTTCCGTTGGCAGGACCTGATCCTCGGGTGGGGTGATGACCGGGGCTTCCGTGTCCGTGACGGTGACGGTAAAGCTGACGGTTGCGGCCTTATTGCCGGCGGCATCCTGCGCCTTCATGGTGACGGTGGTCTGGCCGAGCGGAAAGACATGGCTGCCGGTGATCTCCTCGGCGCCGATCCAATAGGTGATGTCAAGGTCCTCACCGGCATCGACATTGTCGGACACGGAGCCGAGTGTGGTCGGGTCCAGTTGTGCAACATCCTTGCCGGGATCGGTCGAGAGGGACTGATCCGCGGGCGGTGTGATGACGGGCGGGGTGATGTCATTGATGACAACGGTGAATATCTCTGGAGCCGTTTCGTTGCCAGCCTCATCGGTGGCGATCACGGTGATCTCCGTTGCCTGACCGACGGGAAAATCGTGGGGTGAGGAGACCTCCTGTGCGTTGACGAAATAGGTGATCTCGGGGGCTTCGGTGACATTGTCGCTGGCAGATATCAGATTGGTGAAATCAACGCGGACAGTTTCGAGAGAGGGCGTCGATGGGGTGACAGTGACTGAGGGGGCTGCGAAAGACAGTTCCGGCGCCTGCTGGTCTTTGACGGTGACGAAGAAGGTGACGGTGTCCGCCGCGTTGCCGAAGCTGTCGGAAGCCCGCAGGGTGACGGTGGTGTCGCCCACCGGGAAGTCATGGCTGGCCCCCAGTTCGGTGTCGTCGATCCAGTAGGAGATCGTCAGGTCTTCGTCGACATTGTCGGACACGGACCCTAGCCCGGTCAGGGTCAGCGCGGCTGTGGGCTTGTCAGGATCCGTGGAAAGCACCTGCGTCTGGGGCGGCGTCAGCATGGGGGCTTCGGCGTCGCTGACGGTGACAGTCATCGTGACCTCGGCGGTGTTGCCCGCAGTGTCGTGGGCCTTGAGTGTGACAAGGGTTTCCCCCATGCCAAAGGCGTAAGTGCCGGAAATCTGCTGCCCGCCGATCCAATAGGTGATGGTCAGGTCTTCGTCGACATTGTCGGCAACCGAGGCTCCGAAGGCCGACATGTTGCCGCTCCAGGTTGCGGCGCCGGGATCGGTCGTGGTGATGATGTCTGCGCCGGGGGTGATGACCGGGGCCTCCGCGTCTGTCACCTGTACGATGAAGGTCGCGGTGCCGGTGTTGCCCGCCTGATCCGTGGCTTTGATGGTGACCACGGTTTCCCCGGGGGCAAAGCCATAGGGGCCGGTCAGTTGCAGATCTTCGATCCAGTATGTCAGCGGGACATTCGTGTCATAATTGTCGGTGACGGTCACCGGGAGCGTGGTGACGTTCAGCATTGCCGTGGCGGATTCGTCATCCGTGATCATGATCTGCTTGGCCGGTGGCGTGATTTCGGGCGCGTCGGAATCGCCATATTTCAGCGTCACGGTCTGTGCGGCAGAGGTGTTGCCGCTGTCATCCGTTGCGGTCACGGTCACTGTGTTGGGACCGCGCACCAGTTGGTCCAGCGCGGTCAGCGCCACGCCGTTGATGGCAAAGCTGATGGTCGGCGTTTCGGTGGCATTGTCCGTGGCGCTGATGCCAAATCCGGTGATCAGCGCGGCCAGATCGAGTTCGGTGGTGTCCGGCCCGATTTCGAACGTGTCGGAGGCGATTTGCAGCTCGGGTGGGGTCTGTTCCAAAACGATCACCGTGTAGTTACGTATCGTGGGATCCGGCAGGCCGACCACAGACGTAACACCTGCGCCACCAATCGACTTCATTGGATTTGTGGCTGGGTAAATCCTGAGGGTTATAGAATGTGTCCCAGGGGCGAGATCGACCGTATAATCAATGTTCTTGGCTGCTCCGTCCACATGGTAGTCGGCACGGGGCAGATAGTCCGGATCTCTGAATTTTTCCTTCCAAGGGTGGGTGATGGTGACATGATCTGTCACTAAAAATTCGTATGTTGTGCGGTCTGATGGCACGGTCACAGTGATTGATGTATCACTGGCCGGTGTGATTTCGACCGGAGTCAGGTTGTGAAACGTTACACGCGTGAGGGACCCAGGATAAGAGGCAGAGACTTCGGTCCAATATTCGTAGCCAAATCCATCTCCCAGATCGGCGTTCGCCCTAAAGTACATGAAATTCATGTGGTCGAGATCGATAGGATTGCTCGGACTTGTGACCGCGCTATGGGTGAAAGACAAACTTTTGAACGGATGGCCATTCGTACAGTCTGTGTCAAAGGAGCTTCTGAAGTTGTTCTCTGGTTCTAAGTAATTATAAAAGAAAGTCTGCCCCCCAACGTAGGACCATTTCGAGGGAGGTTTGCTGAAGACCATAATGCGGGCACTGCCCCCATATCTGATAACTCCCTCGGCGTAGGCCTCGCAATATGGCAGCATCGGCAGGTATCCAGCGGAGTAGCCAAACACCGGTTCTAATGCCAAAGCCGGATCCGGGGCGGTCACGCAGGTGAGGGATGCGAGGGCAAGGGGGCCGAGGCCGGACAGAAGCGTTTTCATCTGTAATGCCTTTTTGCGCCACCACGGCGCAGTGTCTGCGCGGCCTCGGGTGTTTTCTGCAGGGGCGTGGATCTGGTGGGATGCTTTGGGGGGAAGAGGCATGTCTGTTGTCCGCTCTGTCTTTGCTGTCGTTTCTGCGCTCTAGGCTCTGCGCATTGTCCTTGTGGTCTCTACGGTGTCGCCTGAACGGGGGGACCTGTGTGGCGTGGTTTACGGCGTGACTTGTACGGCGCGTTCGGTGCGCCTTTGGACAGAGGCCCAAGGCGCAGTCCCAAGGCGCAGTCCGGGACAGCTTAAAAGCGGAGGGGTTTAAAAACGCCTAATGGCGCCGCAGCAACGCGACGCCATTTTCGGAAAAGTTTTAAGACTATAGGGACAGGGGGCCTTTTGGGCGACGCCGGGCGCGCGCCGGGATCAGGCGCGCTGCTTATGCTTTGAGAACCTTCAGCGCCTCTGCCAGATCCAGGGCCCCGTCATAGAGCGCCCGGCCGGAAATGGCGCCATTGAGCGGCGCGCCGCAGGCCTTGAGCCGTTGCAGGTCGGTGAGCGAGGACACCCCGCCCGAGGCGATGACCGGGATCGACACCGCCTTGGCCAGCGCGGCGGTCTCTTCGATGTTCGGACCCTGCATGGCGCCGTCGCGGTTGATGTCGGTGTAGATGATCGCCGCCACGCCCGCATCTTCGAAGCTTTTGGCCAGATCGGTAGCGGTGACATTGGTTTCTTCCGCCCAGCCTTTGGTGGCGACCATGCCGCGGCGGGCATCAATGCCTACGGCGACATGACCGGGAAAGGCGCGGGCGGCGTCGCGCACCAGAGCGGGGTTTTCCACGGCCACAGTGCCAAGGATCACGCGTTCCAGCCCTTTGGACAGCCACATCTCGATGGTCGCCATATCGCGAATGCCGCCACCAAGCTGCGCGGGCACCTTGCAGGTTTTCAGGATCTCTTCGACCGGGGCGGCGTTCACCGGTTCCCCGGCAAAGGCGCCGTTGAGATCGACAAGATGCAGCCATTCACAGCCCGCGTTTACAAACTCCAGCGCCTGTGCGGCGGGATTGTCGTTGAACACGGTCGCCTGATCCATTTCGCCCTTGTAAAGGCGTACGGCATTGCCGTCTTTCAGGTCGATGGCGGGATAGAGGATCATCTGGGTGCTCCTTCGGGGGGATGGCGGAAATCGGATGTCCTTTGGCATGAATGTCGTGGGATTGCAAATTCTCCCCGCCGCGTTTTGCCCCAACGTTAGTCTTGCTTTGACACGGGGCGCTCCGTCAGGATGACGTCATAGTCAGGGAGGACTCAGATATGAAATTTTATGCACTTGCGGCGGCTGCCGTGATGGCCTTTGCCACCCCCGTTTTCGCCGCCGACCCGGTTGAAGGGGTCTGGCAGACCGAAGTCGATGATGGCAACTATGCCTATGTGACCATTGCACCCTGTGCCGACAAGCTCTGCGGTGTGATCAGCCGGACGTTCAATTCCAATGGCGAATTCAGCTCTGACAACAAGGGCAAGCCGATCGTCTGGGATATGGTGCCTCAGGGCGGCGGCTCCTACAAACAGGGCAAGATCTGGCAGCCCTCGACCGGCAAGGTCTACAATTCCAAGATGTCGTTGAACGGGTCGCAACTGAAAGTCTCTGGCTGCGTCGGGCCGATCTGTAAAGGTCAGACCTGGGTGCGTGTCCAGTAACCGGACCGTGTGCCGGATCTGAAATGCAAAAGGGGCCGTCTACGGCCCCTTTTTGATGTTCGGCTGATCGCTGAGTGCCGTGCGGTGCTCAGGGCGCCCAGGACAGGAAATTCTGGATGATGCGCAGGCCTGCGCGCTGGCTTTTTTCCGGGTGGAACTGACAGCCGATCATATTCGCCTTGGCGACAATGGCGGTGACATCCGTGCCGTAATCGACATAGGCCAGTCGGTCGGCGGGATCTGCCACGGTGAAGTGATAGGAGTGCACGAAATAGGCATGATCGCCGTTTTCCACCCCCTCCAGCACGGGGTGGCTGCGCTCGATGGTCAGGTTGTTCCAGCCCATATGCGGGACCTTGAGATCGGGATTGGCGGGGGTGATTTTCTCCACCGTGCCGCCGATCCAGTCAAAGCCCTTGGTGTCCTCATATTCCAGTCCACGAGTCGCCATCATCTGCATGCCGATGCAGATGCCCATGAAGGGGCGGCCTTTCTCGGTCACGGCCTCGGAAATCGCGTCAAACAGCCCGCTGAAATCGAAAAGCTGCTTTTTGCAGGCCGGAAAGGCGCCGTCGCCGGGCAAGACGATACGGTCGGCGCGGGCCACGACATCGGGTTCGGAG containing:
- a CDS encoding HYR domain-containing protein produces the protein MTDHVTITHPWKEKFRDPDYLPRADYHVDGAAKNIDYTVDLAPGTHSITLRIYPATNPMKSIGGAGVTSVVGLPDPTIRNYTVIVLEQTPPELQIASDTFEIGPDTTELDLAALITGFGISATDNATETPTISFAINGVALTALDQLVRGPNTVTVTATDDSGNTSAAQTVTLKYGDSDAPEITPPAKQIMITDDESATAMLNVTTLPVTVTDNYDTNVPLTYWIEDLQLTGPYGFAPGETVVTIKATDQAGNTGTATFIVQVTDAEAPVITPGADIITTTDPGAATWSGNMSAFGASVADNVDEDLTITYWIGGQQISGTYAFGMGETLVTLKAHDTAGNTAEVTMTVTVSDAEAPMLTPPQTQVLSTDPDKPTAALTLTGLGSVSDNVDEDLTISYWIDDTELGASHDFPVGDTTVTLRASDSFGNAADTVTFFVTVKDQQAPELSFAAPSVTVTPSTPSLETVRVDFTNLISASDNVTEAPEITYFVNAQEVSSPHDFPVGQATEITVIATDEAGNETAPEIFTVVINDITPPVITPPADQSLSTDPGKDVAQLDPTTLGSVSDNVDAGEDLDITYWIGAEEITGSHVFPLGQTTVTMKAQDAAGNKAATVSFTVTVTDTEAPVITPPEDQVLPTENGTTSATLDVTALALATDNVDSTVDVTYWVGGQQLSGPYVFPLGATTVTLQAQDAAGNEAAAVSFTVTVRDTGSPVITPPDTQDLVTDPGLPTAALDVTALGSATDLVDGPVAITYTTEDVTLSGPYPFPVGETIVTMTAQDSSDNIAQDSFAVRVRDNQPRSSPLRQIRAAPPILMPSPASLM
- the hisA gene encoding 1-(5-phosphoribosyl)-5-[(5-phosphoribosylamino)methylideneamino]imidazole-4-carboxamide isomerase, translated to MILYPAIDLKDGNAVRLYKGEMDQATVFNDNPAAQALEFVNAGCEWLHLVDLNGAFAGEPVNAAPVEEILKTCKVPAQLGGGIRDMATIEMWLSKGLERVILGTVAVENPALVRDAARAFPGHVAVGIDARRGMVATKGWAEETNVTATDLAKSFEDAGVAAIIYTDINRDGAMQGPNIEETAALAKAVSIPVIASGGVSSLTDLQRLKACGAPLNGAISGRALYDGALDLAEALKVLKA
- a CDS encoding DUF2147 domain-containing protein — encoded protein: MKFYALAAAAVMAFATPVFAADPVEGVWQTEVDDGNYAYVTIAPCADKLCGVISRTFNSNGEFSSDNKGKPIVWDMVPQGGGSYKQGKIWQPSTGKVYNSKMSLNGSQLKVSGCVGPICKGQTWVRVQ
- the hisH gene encoding imidazole glycerol phosphate synthase subunit HisH, which codes for MLTALVDYNSGNLHSAHKAFERMARESDGGTIVVTSEPDVVARADRIVLPGDGAFPACKKQLFDFSGLFDAISEAVTEKGRPFMGICIGMQMMATRGLEYEDTKGFDWIGGTVEKITPANPDLKVPHMGWNNLTIERSHPVLEGVENGDHAYFVHSYHFTVADPADRLAYVDYGTDVTAIVAKANMIGCQFHPEKSQRAGLRIIQNFLSWAP